The DNA sequence CACACAAATCAAGGATATCATGCCAACGATTCTAGAATTGCTTGGCATAGACAGTGGCATTTCATTTGACGGGCAGAGTCTTGTGCCGTTGATGAACGGTGAGGCAAGTGACTTCCCATCTGAGTTTTACCTGACAGAGGCGACGTGGATGCGCAAACACGGCTGGCGCACGCCAGAATGGAAGCTGATTCGTGCCTTGGAGCCTGACATTCATTTCAAACCAGAGGTTGAGCTGTATGATTTGGTGAATGATCCTGAGGAAACGAGCAACGTGGCAGAAACGCAGCCTGACATCGTTAAGGAGCTAACGAACAAGCTAGAAAGCCATATTGAACAGCGGGAGCGGCAAACGGAACGAACAAATCCAATGCATACGAACCTCGATTGGCACGGGCAAGGGGGCGGTCCATTTGCCTCCTCTCAGCAAGCGTATGATGCGATGCATATCGGTTCACCAAAAGCAGCAGCAACCCTTCAGGCAAAACTGAAGAAAGAATTGGAAGAAAAATGAGACCAACGAGCTTAAAGAGATAAAAACGTTATACGGAGGTTGGAGCAAGGGGAATCAAGGCAGACTTCGATGTGTTTGGGTAAGCGGCGAAAGTGAAAGCATTGCAGAACAAATTGATCGACCTGAGTTGAAAAAATAGGCCCTATGTTAAGTGATCGTCCTTAATCTATCTTAATGGAGATCCAAGGAAACAGTTAGAGGTGAGCTGTACGGCCCACCTCTCTCTTCCTTATCCGTTTTGAACCACTGTGGCATTGCGCTCAAAGACCACTGGGAAGGTATCGCCAATCAAGCGTTCTTCTGCTTGCACTTCAATAAACGCCTCCATTGGATGCTGGCCAGTCGGCTCATAACGTGTGTGTCCAGGCATATAATGAACCGCGATGGCTCGCCGTTTTCTCTCAGATCGATTGTCATGACTCCCGTGCCATGTCATGCAATGATGATAGCCAACATGCCCTTTTTTAATTTCAAACGGGACTGCTTCAATGCTCGCATGATCAGGCAATAGCTCAGGTTTACGGTGAACGGGCTTGAAATCGTCTGTGCTCGTTAAAAATTTGTCATGGTTTCCCCATGTATGGCTCTCGGGGACCATCCACATGGCGCCATTATCGATGGTGGCGTCATCTAGCGCCACCCAGGCACTAACAAGGTCAGCGGGTTGAATGATAGGCCAGGCGGGGTGATCTTGGTGCCATCTTGTAGGCCCACCGGTCACTGGTGGTTTGTATTGGATTTGATCATGCCAAATGCGAAGCGTGTTTGTACGTGCAAGCTGAGCGACCTCCTCACACATTTTTGCGTTTGCGGCATGGTTTAAGAAGGCGTCGCTAGCCATCCAAATGTTCACAATTTGCACGACTTTTTTGCTTTGTTCCATGTTCATGTCGAGCTCGCTTCCTTCGAGCATGTTGCGGTTTAATACAGGCTTTTTCACGGATTGGCCTGACATCACAAGATCAAGTTCATGACGCAGCTGTTCTACCTGTTCATCATCAAGCACTTGCCCTCCTTTAACAAAGCCATTTTTGTGGAATGAGGCGACCTGTTCATTGGTTAACATTCGGACCATTCCTTTCAGATTGGGATAAAACCTTTTGACCACAATTCAAGGATACGACTGATTGGAAACGCTGTCTTTACAGAATGTATAAAAAGAATTGTACTTTTCAAAGAATGGAGATTCTTATGGATGAGTACACACCGTCCGAGGTTTTTCTGGGTCCATTAACAACCATCTGCCCAACTGTGAATTACGCAAACCAGATGACGGTTCCCGCTGGCACAATATGGGGACCAAGGATCATTCCAGATTGCCAGCTTTTGTATGTTCTTTCTGGCCAGACCACTGTTCGACTTGGTCCGCAAAAGTACACTCTGCGTG is a window from the Aureibacillus halotolerans genome containing:
- a CDS encoding phytanoyl-CoA dioxygenase family protein; its protein translation is MLTNEQVASFHKNGFVKGGQVLDDEQVEQLRHELDLVMSGQSVKKPVLNRNMLEGSELDMNMEQSKKVVQIVNIWMASDAFLNHAANAKMCEEVAQLARTNTLRIWHDQIQYKPPVTGGPTRWHQDHPAWPIIQPADLVSAWVALDDATIDNGAMWMVPESHTWGNHDKFLTSTDDFKPVHRKPELLPDHASIEAVPFEIKKGHVGYHHCMTWHGSHDNRSERKRRAIAVHYMPGHTRYEPTGQHPMEAFIEVQAEERLIGDTFPVVFERNATVVQNG